In the Sphaerodactylus townsendi isolate TG3544 linkage group LG10, MPM_Stown_v2.3, whole genome shotgun sequence genome, one interval contains:
- the PACRGL gene encoding PACRG-like protein has product HSRLVHGSVKHKLQWDCPPETLPFDPLLITLAEGLRETRHPYTFVSKEGFRELLSVGGAAQKAVPLLPRLVPVLKAALAHSDGEVFERGLTALVQLSAVIGPALNDHLKHLLSSLSKRQMSKQFKEQTTDALQKLEQYGGKESLAIIKSKIPTYCSIGF; this is encoded by the exons CATTCCAGGTTGGTTCATGGCTCTGTTAAACACAAGCTACAGTGGGATTGTCCCCCTGAAACCCTTCCATTTGATCCTCTTCTTATCACTTTAGCAGAG GGGCTGAGAGAGACGAGGCATCCATATACGTTCGTCTCCAAGGAGGGCTTCAGAGAATTGCTGTCGGTGGGAGGAGCCGCCCAGAAGGCCGTCCCGCTGCTGCCTCGCCTTGTTCCCGTATTAAAGGCTGCTTTG gCCCATTCAGATGGTGAAGTCTTTGAAAGAGGTCTGACTGCTTTGGTACAACTGAGTGCTGTCATTGGCCCTGCACTGAATGATCACCTGAAGCATCTTCTCTCAAGT CTTTCCAAGAGGCAGATGAGCAAGCAATTCAAAGAGCAAACAACAGATGCTTTGCAGAAGCTGGAGCAATATGGCGGGAAG GAAAGCTTGGCTATTATAAAATCTAAAATTCCAACTTATTGTTCAATTGGTTTCTGA